The Candidatus Accumulibacter similis genome has a segment encoding these proteins:
- the yaaA gene encoding peroxide stress protein YaaA, with protein MIVVLSPAKALDYRTPPTLAEHSQPVFLEQSRLLVDRLRRLSPAEIASLMKISDQLAVLNATRYAEWAEPFTPSNAKQAILAFNGDVYEGLDAVSLSADDLHFAQARLRILSGLYGVLRPLDLMQPYRLEMGSRLVNERGRDLYAFWGDRITVAVDAAVRAAGASVLLSLASQEYFRALLPPQLSVPVVQPVFEDWSGGRFRVVSFFAKRARGLMARFVLVNRLTEVAALRDFDSDGYCYAGQPAGDGVLLFRRRR; from the coding sequence ATGATCGTCGTTCTCTCGCCCGCCAAGGCACTCGACTATCGGACCCCGCCGACGCTTGCCGAACATTCGCAGCCGGTCTTTCTCGAGCAGTCGCGGCTTCTGGTCGACCGGTTGCGCCGCCTGTCGCCGGCAGAGATCGCCAGCCTGATGAAGATCAGCGACCAGCTGGCGGTGCTCAACGCCACCCGCTATGCCGAATGGGCCGAGCCGTTCACGCCGTCGAACGCCAAGCAGGCCATCCTGGCATTCAACGGCGACGTCTATGAGGGGCTGGATGCCGTTTCGCTGTCGGCCGACGATCTGCATTTCGCGCAGGCGAGGCTGCGCATCCTGTCGGGTCTGTACGGTGTGCTGCGGCCGCTCGACCTGATGCAACCGTACCGGCTGGAGATGGGCAGCCGGCTGGTCAATGAGCGTGGCCGGGATCTCTACGCCTTCTGGGGCGACCGCATCACGGTCGCGGTGGATGCGGCGGTACGCGCAGCGGGGGCGAGCGTACTGCTCAGCCTGGCCTCGCAGGAGTATTTCCGGGCGCTGCTGCCGCCGCAACTGTCGGTCCCGGTCGTGCAGCCGGTGTTCGAGGACTGGAGCGGCGGCCGCTTCCGTGTGGTCAGTTTCTTTGCCAAGCGCGCGCGTGGTCTGATGGCGCGTTTCGTGCTCGTCAATCGGCTGACCGAGGTCGCTGCGCTCAGGGATTTCGACAGCGACGGCTACTGCTACGCCGGACAGCCGGCAGGCGACGGTGTCCTGCTGTTTCGCCGCCGCCGCTGA
- a CDS encoding site-specific recombinase, producing MEEILNRLALPDSDLPSLLAELVARLRPDHAGDSESARRNLQALCHILSTRPELRSALRNGLTTLAQTYRHSELYTETGILPNTGFVAETLHRIGHTLLPEVLDPDLLRSVLRRAFDHPSDRRWVIGVGEQAWLELLTALRFDEGQPAASVPPSVLQLLRSLRVLSHWIAACGMEPELLRLERSLEAHESPFAEQSREMSDYITAYAENWGSLPAADADDRHLRLLFSQCQEVIEKVRRTAARNGTSIRLTYHLQRLRQLLRRCEQLLDILAALSADPHGSSAAYPAIVTLFVQLVREECLRNNLPRHWRQNTELLALRVTDNASHHGEHYITETRSEYWQMCRSAMIGGFVIAFMACFKILLSKAQMPPLTGAIAYCLNYGLGFCLIHIVHGTVATKQPAMTANAIAASISEAGGKLRDVEALTTLIARTCRSQIVAILGNVGVAIPLAALLTLAIFNLSGEHFTSEEKSLHLLAEQSLVHSGAIFYAAIAGVCLFISGLLSGYYDNYAAYNRIAERILQLRWPRRLFGDARMQRVAAYIGDNLGALAGNLLFGFLLGGTTLLGLLLGLPLDIRHVAFSSAFVGIAFVDLGYSPDTSLFLWAIVGVAAIGIINLTVSFALALNVALRARQVDESAWKSLARAVPAHLVRQPRDFFLPPRRPD from the coding sequence ATGGAAGAAATCCTCAATCGTCTTGCCCTGCCGGACAGCGATCTGCCGTCGCTGCTCGCCGAACTCGTTGCCCGGCTGCGCCCCGACCACGCCGGCGATTCGGAGTCGGCGCGACGCAATCTGCAGGCGCTCTGCCACATCCTGAGCACCCGCCCGGAGCTGCGCAGCGCGTTGCGCAACGGCCTGACGACACTGGCGCAGACTTATCGCCACAGCGAGCTGTACACCGAGACCGGCATCCTGCCGAATACCGGCTTCGTCGCCGAGACACTGCACCGCATCGGCCACACCCTGCTGCCCGAGGTGCTCGATCCCGACCTGCTGCGCAGCGTCCTGCGGCGCGCCTTCGACCACCCGAGCGATCGCCGCTGGGTCATTGGCGTCGGAGAGCAGGCGTGGCTGGAACTGCTGACGGCGCTCCGCTTTGACGAGGGCCAGCCGGCGGCGAGCGTGCCGCCATCGGTCCTGCAGCTTCTGCGCTCGCTGCGCGTGCTGTCGCACTGGATCGCCGCCTGCGGCATGGAGCCGGAACTCCTGCGGCTCGAGCGCTCACTCGAGGCGCACGAATCGCCGTTCGCCGAGCAAAGCCGCGAGATGAGCGATTACATCACGGCCTACGCGGAGAACTGGGGCAGTCTGCCGGCCGCCGATGCCGATGATCGCCACCTGCGGCTCCTCTTCAGCCAGTGCCAGGAGGTGATCGAAAAGGTCCGCCGCACCGCCGCCCGCAACGGCACCAGCATCCGTCTCACCTACCACCTGCAGCGGTTGCGGCAACTGCTGCGGCGCTGCGAGCAACTGCTCGACATCCTCGCCGCATTGTCGGCCGACCCGCATGGCAGCAGCGCTGCCTACCCGGCCATCGTCACCCTGTTCGTCCAGCTGGTGCGCGAGGAGTGCCTGCGCAACAACCTGCCGCGGCACTGGCGCCAGAACACCGAACTCCTCGCCCTGCGGGTGACCGACAATGCCAGCCACCATGGCGAACACTACATCACCGAGACCCGCTCGGAGTACTGGCAGATGTGCCGGTCGGCGATGATCGGCGGCTTCGTCATCGCCTTCATGGCCTGTTTCAAGATCCTCCTGAGCAAGGCGCAGATGCCGCCACTGACCGGCGCCATCGCCTACTGCCTGAACTACGGTCTCGGCTTCTGCCTGATCCACATCGTGCACGGCACGGTCGCCACCAAGCAGCCGGCGATGACCGCCAACGCCATCGCCGCCAGCATCAGCGAGGCCGGCGGCAAGCTGCGCGACGTCGAGGCACTGACCACCCTGATCGCCCGCACCTGCCGCAGCCAGATCGTCGCCATCCTGGGCAACGTCGGCGTCGCCATTCCGCTGGCGGCGCTGCTCACCCTGGCGATCTTCAACCTCAGCGGCGAACACTTCACGAGCGAGGAGAAATCGCTGCACCTGCTCGCGGAACAGAGCCTGGTCCACAGCGGCGCGATCTTCTACGCCGCCATCGCCGGTGTCTGCCTGTTCATTTCGGGGCTGCTCAGCGGCTATTACGACAACTACGCCGCCTACAACAGGATCGCCGAACGCATTCTGCAGCTTCGCTGGCCACGACGCCTGTTCGGCGACGCGCGCATGCAGCGCGTTGCGGCCTACATCGGCGACAACCTCGGCGCACTCGCCGGCAACCTGCTCTTCGGCTTCCTGCTCGGCGGCACGACGCTGCTCGGGCTGCTGCTGGGCCTGCCGCTCGACATCCGCCACGTCGCCTTCTCGTCCGCCTTCGTCGGCATCGCCTTCGTCGATCTGGGCTACTCGCCGGATACCTCGCTCTTCCTCTGGGCGATCGTCGGCGTCGCCGCCATCGGCATCATCAATCTGACGGTGAGCTTCGCGCTGGCACTCAACGTCGCCCTGCGCGCGCGCCAGGTCGACGAGTCGGCGTGGAAGAGTCTGGCGCGAGCAGTGCCGGCACATCTCGTTCGCCAGCCGAGGGACTTCTTCCTGCCGCCGCGACGGCCGGACTGA
- a CDS encoding DUF2934 domain-containing protein, which yields MMTEAKTPAKKATTTRKTATPAAAEAPAKAPAATPAAPAAPAATAGVAAETVAKAPASRKAAAPAAEKKSPAKPSAAATDPAAPAATPQAAATAPIETAATTAPAAPAVAKPSAEERYRMVESAAYFIAEKDGFQGCATHYWTLAEREIAVTLGEAEA from the coding sequence ATGATGACCGAAGCCAAGACACCCGCCAAGAAAGCGACGACAACCCGCAAGACCGCCACACCGGCTGCCGCCGAAGCGCCGGCGAAGGCACCGGCCGCCACCCCGGCAGCGCCAGCAGCACCGGCCGCGACGGCAGGGGTCGCCGCCGAGACGGTGGCCAAGGCACCAGCGAGCAGGAAGGCAGCAGCCCCGGCGGCCGAGAAGAAGAGTCCGGCGAAGCCAAGCGCGGCAGCCACTGACCCGGCGGCCCCTGCCGCGACACCGCAAGCTGCAGCCACCGCGCCCATCGAAACGGCTGCCACGACAGCACCCGCTGCGCCCGCGGTTGCCAAGCCAAGTGCCGAGGAACGCTATCGCATGGTCGAATCCGCCGCCTATTTCATCGCCGAGAAGGATGGCTTCCAGGGCTGCGCCACGCATTACTGGACCCTGGCCGAGCGCGAGATCGCCGTCACCCTCGGCGAAGCCGAGGCTTGA
- a CDS encoding carbohydrate-binding protein: MRKRLIGDPQPDAQQAPPAWLRLDELAEVEISSEDAAWPIESALLPGTGGGWRASLPGRQTIRLIFARPQRLQRIHLRFVEPARQRTQEYLLRWSGDGGQSFHDIVRQQWNFDPRGASTQTEQHQVDLAAVAILELIVTPDIADTQAIASLAEMRLA, encoded by the coding sequence GTGCGCAAGCGCCTGATCGGTGATCCGCAACCGGACGCGCAGCAGGCGCCGCCTGCCTGGCTGAGGCTGGACGAACTGGCGGAGGTCGAAATCAGCTCCGAGGATGCCGCCTGGCCGATCGAGTCGGCGCTGCTGCCCGGTACCGGCGGTGGCTGGCGGGCCTCGCTTCCGGGCCGGCAGACGATCCGGCTGATCTTCGCCCGGCCGCAGCGACTGCAACGGATCCATCTGCGTTTCGTCGAACCGGCACGCCAGCGAACGCAGGAGTACCTGCTGCGCTGGTCCGGCGACGGCGGCCAGTCGTTCCACGACATCGTCCGCCAGCAGTGGAACTTCGACCCGCGCGGGGCAAGCACGCAGACCGAGCAGCACCAGGTCGACCTCGCCGCAGTCGCCATCCTCGAACTGATCGTCACACCAGACATCGCCGATACCCAGGCGATCGCCTCGCTTGCCGAAATGCGCCTGGCCTGA
- the chrA gene encoding chromate efflux transporter, with protein sequence MGGPPRPMTQLDSGALTGSAAAPASVSFRQAFAFWFKLGWIGFGGPAGQIAIMHQELVENRHWISERRFLHALNYCMLLPGPEAQQLATYIGWLLHRVAGGVVAGVLFVLPSLLILIVLSWVYIAYGDLPLVVGVFYGIKPAVTAIVLQAAHRIGLRALRNKLLLAIAAASFVAIFALDVPFPLIVAAAALIGHLGGRLAPQRFGAAGGHVEVGKSFGPALIDDGTPTPPHAAFRWSRLVTVVVVGALLWLVPMALLTLVYGWAHTLTQMGWFFTKAALLTFGGAYAVLPYVYQGAVLHHGWLTPTQMIDGLALGETTPGPLIMVVAFVAFIGGYVQALFGPDAAFAAGAAAAVLVTWFTFLPSFVFILAGGPLVESTHGDLKFTAPLTAITAAVVGVILNLALFFGYHVLWPRGFAGPFDATSALIALGALVALFRFRVKVIHLIAATALIGLVLKVLLP encoded by the coding sequence ATGGGAGGACCACCCAGACCGATGACGCAACTTGATTCCGGCGCGCTCACAGGCAGTGCCGCTGCACCTGCCAGCGTGAGTTTCCGGCAGGCTTTCGCGTTCTGGTTCAAGCTCGGCTGGATCGGCTTCGGCGGTCCCGCCGGGCAGATTGCGATCATGCATCAGGAACTGGTCGAGAACCGGCACTGGATTTCCGAGCGGCGCTTTCTGCACGCGCTCAACTACTGCATGCTTCTTCCCGGTCCGGAGGCGCAGCAGCTCGCGACCTACATCGGCTGGTTGCTGCACCGCGTCGCCGGCGGCGTCGTCGCCGGCGTGCTGTTCGTCCTCCCCTCGCTGTTGATCCTGATCGTCCTCTCCTGGGTCTACATCGCCTACGGTGACTTGCCGCTCGTTGTCGGTGTGTTCTACGGCATCAAGCCGGCGGTCACCGCCATCGTGCTGCAGGCGGCCCATCGCATCGGCCTGCGCGCGCTGCGCAACAAGCTGTTGCTGGCCATTGCCGCCGCCTCGTTCGTCGCCATCTTCGCTCTCGATGTGCCGTTCCCGCTGATCGTCGCCGCGGCGGCACTGATCGGCCATCTCGGTGGGCGTCTCGCGCCGCAGCGTTTCGGCGCTGCCGGTGGGCATGTCGAGGTCGGCAAGTCATTCGGCCCGGCGCTCATCGACGACGGGACACCAACGCCGCCGCACGCGGCTTTCCGCTGGTCGCGGCTGGTCACGGTCGTTGTGGTCGGGGCGCTGCTCTGGCTGGTGCCGATGGCGCTGCTGACGCTCGTGTACGGCTGGGCGCACACGCTGACGCAGATGGGCTGGTTCTTCACCAAGGCCGCCCTGCTGACCTTCGGCGGTGCCTATGCGGTCCTGCCCTACGTCTACCAGGGTGCGGTGCTGCACCATGGCTGGCTGACGCCGACGCAGATGATCGACGGCCTGGCGCTTGGTGAGACGACACCGGGACCGTTGATCATGGTGGTCGCCTTTGTCGCCTTCATCGGCGGCTATGTGCAGGCGCTGTTCGGACCCGATGCCGCCTTTGCGGCGGGGGCGGCGGCGGCCGTTCTGGTCACCTGGTTCACCTTCCTGCCTTCATTCGTCTTCATCCTCGCCGGCGGCCCGCTGGTGGAATCGACGCATGGCGACCTCAAGTTCACCGCCCCGCTGACGGCGATCACCGCTGCGGTGGTAGGGGTGATCCTGAACCTGGCCCTGTTCTTCGGCTACCACGTGCTCTGGCCGCGCGGCTTCGCCGGACCGTTCGACGCGACATCGGCGCTGATCGCGCTCGGCGCGCTGGTCGCCCTGTTCCGCTTCCGGGTCAAGGTCATCCACCTGATTGCGGCGACGGCGCTGATCGGCCTCGTCCTGAAGGTCCTGCTTCCCTGA
- a CDS encoding DNA starvation/stationary phase protection protein, translating into MKTRTATAPAINIGISAEDREKIAHGLSALLADSYTLYLMTHNFHWNVTGPMFNTLHLMFMAQYTEQWTALDVIAERIRALGHPAPGTYREFSRIASIAEVEGVPRATDMIRHLVAAQEATARTARELLPVVTAANDQPTTDLLTQRLEVHEKTAWMLRSLLEE; encoded by the coding sequence ATGAAAACCAGAACTGCCACTGCACCCGCGATCAACATCGGCATCAGCGCCGAGGATCGGGAGAAGATCGCGCACGGCCTGTCGGCACTGCTCGCCGACAGCTATACCCTCTACCTGATGACGCACAATTTCCACTGGAACGTCACCGGCCCGATGTTCAACACGCTGCACCTGATGTTCATGGCGCAGTACACCGAACAGTGGACCGCGCTCGACGTCATCGCCGAGCGGATTCGCGCGCTGGGTCACCCGGCTCCAGGCACCTATCGTGAGTTCAGTCGCATCGCCTCGATCGCCGAAGTGGAAGGCGTTCCGCGGGCAACCGACATGATTCGTCATCTCGTCGCCGCGCAGGAGGCAACGGCACGGACGGCGCGCGAACTGCTGCCGGTGGTGACCGCGGCAAACGATCAGCCGACCACCGATCTCCTGACGCAGCGGCTGGAGGTGCATGAGAAGACGGCGTGGATGCTGCGCAGCCTGCTCGAGGAGTGA
- a CDS encoding M1 family peptidase produces the protein MMPRRWFAGALLLLTLGARAAADLDLEVTLEPATRQLEVIAELPVGGRSFAFTLHESLSVREARAAAGLLVAASVAGGRDAGDGRRSWRIALPAGAERVRIAYGGTLPVTETGRDHRQVLQRLPPMAAAAGSFLAAGSGWYPQPPLALFSYRVRLSLPGEQRAVVPGSLRAERLPRAGADRYAAEFEFARPTDGIDLMAGPWRVRERLLARAGASPLRLRTYFPPALDAESGLAQGYLADSARYIERYSALIGAYPYDAFSIVASPLPTGLGMPTLTYLGVDVLRLPFIRATSLGHEVLHNWWGNGVRVDARSGNWSEGLTTFLADYAYREESSAAAAHALRLAWLRDAAALPASEQPALRDFRSRRHGAEAAVGYGKGAMFFLMLRDRIGDAAFAQALRDFWQAQRFRHASWDDLRRAFERASGSDLRGVFAQWLSSRQLPMFTVDDAVASRSPSGHRLRLTLRQGSPALALRLPVEIAGGTHAITRWIDVTGERSLAGFDLDFLPERIRIDPEARTWRRLHEAELPLILRRWVGALQPRWVVVGGDAAFREAAETVVGRFFERPAALLRLTDLQAALVAGESVMVVGTPAAVDAALLANGLPQQAQTLGGNATRGSARVWTVERGPLLVVAANDAAALRSLARPLPHYGGQSWLVFDGGQASDRGLWPAPVPAFTVRGETPPTRQ, from the coding sequence ATGATGCCGCGCAGGTGGTTCGCCGGCGCGCTGCTGCTGTTGACGCTGGGCGCCCGGGCGGCAGCGGACCTTGACCTCGAAGTGACGCTTGAGCCGGCGACGCGGCAGCTCGAGGTGATCGCCGAACTGCCGGTTGGCGGGCGGAGCTTCGCGTTCACCCTGCACGAGTCGCTGAGCGTGCGCGAGGCGCGGGCAGCGGCTGGTCTCCTCGTCGCGGCGAGCGTTGCCGGCGGCCGCGATGCGGGCGACGGCAGGCGTTCGTGGCGAATCGCCTTGCCGGCCGGCGCCGAGCGGGTGCGCATCGCTTACGGCGGGACGCTGCCGGTGACCGAAACGGGTCGTGACCATCGCCAGGTTCTGCAACGCCTGCCGCCAATGGCGGCAGCAGCGGGATCGTTCCTCGCCGCGGGCAGCGGCTGGTACCCGCAGCCGCCGCTGGCGCTGTTCAGCTACCGGGTGCGCCTGTCGCTGCCGGGCGAGCAACGCGCAGTGGTTCCCGGCAGCCTGCGGGCGGAACGGCTGCCCCGTGCCGGCGCCGACCGCTATGCAGCCGAGTTCGAGTTTGCGCGGCCGACCGATGGCATCGACCTGATGGCCGGCCCCTGGCGGGTGCGCGAGCGCCTGTTGGCACGTGCCGGCGCCTCGCCGCTGCGGCTGCGAACCTATTTCCCGCCGGCTCTCGACGCCGAATCGGGACTCGCCCAGGGCTATCTTGCCGACAGCGCTCGCTACATCGAGCGCTACAGCGCACTCATCGGCGCCTACCCCTACGACGCCTTCTCGATCGTCGCCAGTCCGCTGCCGACCGGACTCGGCATGCCGACGCTGACCTACCTCGGCGTCGACGTCCTGCGCCTGCCGTTCATCCGCGCCACCTCGCTCGGCCACGAGGTGCTGCACAACTGGTGGGGCAACGGGGTCCGTGTCGATGCGCGCTCGGGGAACTGGAGCGAAGGGCTGACCACCTTCCTCGCCGACTACGCCTACAGAGAGGAGAGTTCAGCGGCGGCGGCGCACGCCCTGCGGCTCGCCTGGCTGCGCGACGCGGCCGCACTGCCGGCCAGCGAGCAGCCGGCGCTGCGCGACTTCCGCAGCCGCCGGCATGGAGCTGAAGCGGCGGTCGGTTATGGCAAGGGGGCGATGTTCTTCCTGATGTTGCGGGACCGCATCGGCGACGCGGCGTTCGCGCAGGCGCTGCGTGATTTCTGGCAGGCACAGCGCTTTCGCCATGCGAGCTGGGACGATCTGCGGCGAGCCTTCGAGCGGGCTTCGGGCAGCGACCTGCGCGGCGTCTTCGCGCAGTGGCTGAGTTCGCGGCAGTTGCCGATGTTCACGGTCGACGATGCAGTCGCCAGTCGCTCGCCGTCGGGTCATCGCCTGCGCCTGACGCTGCGCCAGGGGAGCCCGGCGCTGGCGCTCAGGCTGCCGGTCGAGATCGCCGGCGGCACGCACGCCATCACGCGCTGGATCGACGTCACCGGCGAGCGAAGTCTGGCCGGGTTCGACCTCGATTTCCTTCCCGAACGGATCCGCATCGACCCCGAAGCGCGCACCTGGCGGCGGCTGCATGAGGCCGAACTGCCGCTCATCCTGCGCCGCTGGGTCGGGGCGCTGCAGCCGCGCTGGGTCGTCGTCGGCGGCGATGCAGCGTTCCGCGAGGCTGCCGAGACGGTGGTCGGGCGGTTCTTCGAACGGCCGGCGGCGCTGCTCCGCCTGACCGACCTGCAGGCAGCGCTGGTGGCTGGCGAGTCGGTGATGGTCGTCGGTACGCCGGCCGCGGTCGATGCGGCGCTGCTCGCCAACGGTCTGCCGCAGCAGGCGCAGACGCTGGGTGGCAACGCGACGCGCGGCTCGGCGCGGGTATGGACCGTCGAGCGCGGCCCGCTGCTGGTGGTCGCCGCCAACGATGCGGCAGCGCTGCGCTCGCTGGCGCGACCCTTGCCGCACTACGGTGGTCAGAGCTGGCTCGTCTTCGACGGCGGGCAGGCCAGCGACCGTGGTCTCTGGCCGGCACCGGTGCCCGCCTTCACGGTCCGTGGCGAGACGCCGCCGACGCGCCAGTAG
- a CDS encoding ChaN family lipoprotein encodes MKRDLTRWLLCCSLLAVVGVLSVALLSSGSAARNAACTAPVGWVRIAGANGESVPVDEVLASAVAADVVLLGEQHDDEDHHRWQAQVLAGLHALRPQLVVGFEMFPRRVQPALDRWVAGELSVPALLAQTAWEENWSFPAAFYLPLFEFARINRLPMLALNVDSRLTRAIGDQGWDAVPENEREGVGRAAPASEAYRDFLFSVYREHAHGQGGRDSRGFRHFVEAQLNWDRAMAEALATRLASGQRNGRAELVVGIMGSGHLRHGHGVPHQLRSLGVGRVVTLLPVASSEACREMQPGVADALFVLPPKPALPVAPPRLGVQLEDAAGAAGGVRVQAVTAGSLAERSGLLVGDQLLEVAGRPALKAAAVISLVRAAAPGTWLPLRIRRGETTLEIVVRLPPE; translated from the coding sequence ATGAAACGCGACCTTACTCGCTGGCTCCTTTGCTGTTCGCTGCTGGCGGTGGTCGGTGTTCTGAGTGTTGCGCTGCTGTCGTCCGGCTCGGCAGCACGGAACGCGGCCTGCACCGCGCCCGTGGGCTGGGTGCGGATCGCCGGCGCGAATGGCGAGAGTGTCCCCGTCGACGAGGTACTGGCGAGTGCCGTCGCGGCCGACGTCGTCCTGCTTGGTGAGCAGCATGACGACGAGGATCATCATCGCTGGCAGGCGCAGGTGCTTGCCGGGCTGCACGCGCTGCGCCCGCAACTGGTCGTCGGCTTCGAGATGTTTCCGCGTCGCGTGCAGCCGGCGCTCGATCGCTGGGTCGCGGGCGAGCTGAGCGTCCCGGCGCTGCTGGCGCAGACGGCATGGGAGGAGAACTGGAGCTTTCCGGCTGCGTTCTACCTGCCGCTGTTCGAGTTTGCGCGCATCAATCGTCTGCCGATGCTGGCGCTCAACGTCGACTCCCGGCTGACGCGGGCGATCGGCGACCAGGGCTGGGATGCCGTGCCGGAAAACGAACGCGAAGGCGTCGGCCGCGCGGCGCCGGCCAGCGAGGCCTATCGCGACTTCCTTTTCAGTGTCTACCGCGAGCACGCGCATGGCCAGGGCGGTCGCGACAGCCGCGGCTTCCGCCATTTCGTCGAAGCGCAGCTGAACTGGGATCGCGCGATGGCCGAAGCGCTGGCAACACGGCTGGCGTCCGGACAAAGGAACGGGCGGGCAGAACTCGTCGTCGGCATCATGGGCAGCGGACACCTGCGCCACGGCCACGGCGTGCCGCACCAGTTGCGTTCCCTCGGTGTCGGGCGGGTGGTCACCCTGTTGCCGGTTGCGTCCAGCGAGGCTTGTCGCGAGATGCAGCCAGGCGTCGCCGACGCGCTGTTCGTGTTGCCGCCGAAGCCGGCACTGCCGGTGGCGCCACCACGCCTCGGCGTGCAACTGGAAGACGCTGCCGGCGCGGCCGGCGGTGTGCGCGTGCAGGCGGTCACCGCCGGCAGTCTGGCCGAGAGGAGCGGGCTCCTGGTGGGCGACCAACTGCTCGAGGTCGCTGGCCGACCGGCGCTCAAGGCTGCGGCCGTGATCTCGCTGGTGCGGGCGGCGGCGCCGGGAACGTGGCTGCCGCTGCGGATCAGGCGCGGTGAAACGACGCTCGAGATCGTCGTCCGCCTGCCGCCGGAATGA
- a CDS encoding polyketide cyclase has translation MIGATADILVFEEIGRVFQFVALDFVVNYPRWSPEVLRLEALSPGPVRPGFQARQVRVDQGHKSESVFEVSELEAPKRVRFQGISAPYSSLYEFDDCSSSTMIRFSVEIAALEPRLRPFEKLVRMALHDGARRTVKSLKHLGVQYDLSVAMPAGGSGEQPSFG, from the coding sequence ATGATCGGCGCTACTGCTGACATTCTGGTGTTCGAGGAGATCGGCCGCGTTTTCCAGTTCGTCGCGCTCGATTTCGTCGTCAACTATCCGCGCTGGTCGCCGGAAGTCCTGCGTCTGGAGGCACTTTCGCCCGGACCCGTGCGGCCGGGTTTCCAGGCGCGGCAGGTGCGTGTCGATCAGGGCCACAAGTCCGAATCGGTGTTCGAGGTGAGCGAACTCGAAGCACCGAAGCGTGTCCGCTTCCAGGGGATTTCGGCCCCCTATTCATCGCTCTACGAGTTTGACGACTGCAGTTCCTCGACGATGATCCGCTTCAGCGTCGAAATCGCCGCTCTCGAGCCGCGCCTGCGGCCGTTCGAGAAGCTGGTACGGATGGCGCTGCACGACGGTGCCCGGCGGACGGTGAAAAGCCTGAAACACCTGGGGGTGCAGTACGACCTCAGCGTCGCGATGCCTGCCGGCGGCAGCGGTGAGCAACCGAGCTTCGGCTGA
- a CDS encoding EAL domain-containing protein — protein MEKQVNGFWFLESVSAYGSRITYNIGNLPFRIGRGPGNDLVVAAARDLSRYHAVITEDLSGRLRLTDLDSTNGTSVNRQRLEGSCLLEENDIVHFGGAEFRVGLRTVELPRFDQSLTMLAPPDSALSELFVTNENEFHQLLAGQGMTGTAQAIADARNGTIVAYELLGRACHPQLPVAPLPLFKIARKLNREAELSQAFRDFALTVMAPRLDGYTLFANVHPKETFSAAFFATLQQTRQRLPRLDLVIEVHESAVTETRELVELAARLRDIGVRFAYDDFGAGQARLNELGEAPAHFVKFDINLVRNLHVASERKRRVVGDLVKLVLDLGSVPLAEGIECAEAAATCSEMGFRLLQGFHFGQPVAADGLPTVRGPDTP, from the coding sequence CTGGAAAAGCAGGTGAACGGGTTCTGGTTTCTCGAGTCGGTAAGCGCCTACGGCTCGCGCATCACGTACAACATCGGCAACCTGCCTTTCCGCATCGGTCGCGGCCCCGGCAACGACCTGGTGGTTGCCGCGGCCCGCGATCTCAGCCGGTATCACGCGGTAATCACGGAAGACCTCAGCGGCCGTCTCAGGCTGACCGACCTCGACAGCACGAACGGCACTTCGGTCAATCGGCAACGACTCGAGGGCTCCTGCCTGCTCGAGGAGAACGACATCGTGCACTTCGGCGGCGCCGAGTTCCGTGTCGGCCTGCGTACGGTCGAACTGCCGCGCTTCGACCAGTCGCTGACGATGCTGGCGCCACCCGATTCGGCCTTGTCGGAACTCTTCGTTACCAACGAGAACGAGTTTCACCAGTTGCTGGCCGGTCAGGGGATGACCGGTACGGCGCAAGCCATTGCCGATGCCCGCAATGGGACGATCGTTGCTTACGAACTTCTCGGCCGTGCCTGTCATCCACAGTTGCCGGTGGCGCCACTGCCCCTGTTCAAGATCGCGCGCAAGCTGAATCGCGAGGCGGAACTCAGCCAGGCGTTCCGCGATTTCGCGCTGACGGTGATGGCGCCACGCCTGGACGGTTACACGCTCTTCGCCAACGTCCATCCCAAGGAAACCTTCAGCGCCGCCTTCTTCGCCACTCTGCAGCAGACGCGCCAGCGCCTGCCCCGGCTTGACCTGGTGATCGAGGTACACGAAAGCGCCGTCACGGAAACGCGGGAACTGGTCGAGTTGGCCGCCCGCCTGCGCGACATCGGTGTACGCTTCGCCTATGATGACTTTGGCGCCGGACAGGCGCGCCTGAACGAGCTCGGCGAGGCACCGGCGCATTTCGTCAAGTTCGACATCAACCTCGTGCGCAACCTACACGTCGCCAGCGAACGCAAGCGACGGGTGGTGGGTGACCTCGTCAAACTCGTCCTCGACCTCGGATCCGTTCCACTCGCCGAGGGAATAGAGTGTGCAGAAGCCGCCGCGACCTGCAGCGAGATGGGTTTCCGGCTCCTGCAGGGCTTCCATTTCGGCCAGCCGGTCGCGGCCGACGGTCTGCCCACCGTGCGCGGGCCCGACACGCCCTGA